TTTCAACATTTCAATAGGTGCAACAATTATTGTTAATATCATTTTCTTAGCTTATCATCCAGGATGGTTCCGCAGCATTACACAGATAGTTTTAAATGCACTGTCTTTTTATGTCTGTTACTCCTTATATACCATATTTCCATTCATTTTTAGCCAAACAGCCTACGTCATCATCGTTAAAATGATTCTTCTCGGAGCGATGGTCGTATTAGTAATAACCAGTCTAGTTGAAGTTCTTAAACTCATTGTAAACATCACTAGGCAATGACCTCCACTCCCTATTTAATTTTCTAAAAATCCCTATTAAAATCGATTAAAATAAACATAATACAGCATAAAATTTGATGGATACATATTTGTAAAAAAAAATAGTTTTTATTCTAAAAATGATTGAGTATGGTATTCAGCTTCGATTTTGATAGCATTAATTAGTTCTTCTATTGATTCATCTTCCCACGGTTCTTCTGTATTTACAAAAACGTTGAAATAAATGTTAGAACCGTCAAAATTAACGTCATAATCTTCAAAATTATTTATTAAGTTCTGATTTAGCCTAGAACGTTCTTCCAAAGATAATTTAACAATAAGGCGTACTTCCCATCCATTATTTATTTCTTTTACTAAATCAACATTTATTTGCATCTTAACTTCTCCATAACAATCCAAAAAATACTTGCTTTCACTGACATTTTTGGTTTCAACAATTTAATCATCAAATTTTGTTTCAACCGAATTTTTAAGGCTTATTAATTTTTAGTGAACGTTTAAACCCTTGAAAAACATCTTTAACTGATCTTAAGAGGGGATTTTTTACTTTTATGGGAGTTTTCATTTTTTCCAGACGATCGATTCGGAAGTATATTGGAGGGTGAGGATCGAAATTTATCCACTTAGGGAAGCGGGTTGGTGCAATCCTTTCAGCCAGGAGGCGGTTATAACCAATTTTTCGCAGTGCCTCGGCCAGAACATGGGGTTCGCCAATTTTCATGGCCGATAGAAGATCTGCCCTGGTTTCAAAGAATTTGGCTATGAAAAATATAAGCCCCATTACCAAAATCAGATATACCAAAGGAGATAAGACTACAATCGGATATAGGATGGTAAATCGGAGTATGAATTCCAATGAAATGATGCTGAAAAGTATGAAAGGATCTCTTCCTGATAAGTGGCCCATTTCATGACCAATAACTGACAATATTTCATTTTCTTCCAACTGAACTAAAAGCCCGGTGGTGATAAGCACCAAACCCCTGTTGGGGCTGGGACCAGTTGCAGCGGCATTGGCAATCATTGTATTACTTAATGCAACTTTAGGCATCTTAATATTGAATTTGTTAGAAGCTTCCTTAACTATGCTGTAAACATCAACAACTTTGGAAACACGAATTTTTGCATTGCATTTGAAACCATATTCTGCGAAAACATCTTCACCTAGCTCACAAGTAGGTTCCCGGCCCACAGCAAGGCTTTTTTTGTAAATTTTTTCTTTCATCTTAATGATCATATCTTTACCAAATTTTTCCTGAAATTTAAGAAATTCTTCCAATGGGAGTTGGTACTCCAAGATATGAACCCGGGGGTTTTCAGGGGTGATCTTCCAATCACTAGTACCTAACAAAATCTGGTCTGAAAAGAGCATAATAACTAATTGAATGGTTAATATCCCAATAATACCCATTACAATTCCTAATGAAAGAAATAGTGTAATGTTAACCGCGAAAAATAGGATGTAGATCAAGATCATGTTACTTCCAAAAATACGAAATGAAAATTTTTTCCTACGAGTTGGAGGTGATTCTGGGATGATTTTTTCCCCTTCAACCCAAGCAAAGTAAAGTGTGGCTTGGCGTATTGTGTCTTCGTAAAATTGTACAGTAATGAGGAGTTTTTCTTTAATTAAGTCCATCTTTTTGGTGATATTGATATTATGGGGACAATTAACAGGTGTCATCTTCACTTTGAAGGGGTTTGTTGCTTGAACTTCCACCAAAACTTCCCATTTCTCTGTTTCATTTATTGCTGTGAAATTAAGATGTGCCACACTATTTTTAAAGGTCTTTTTAGTATTATGATAGTATTTTCCTTGAGGCTTAAGGAAATATTCTTCAATAAAATTTAAAGCTTCCTCCAAATGTATATCTGAAAGCTCAGTGGTTATGGTGTAATATTTTGGTAACATTTTATTCCCCAATATTGGCATAATGAAAAAAATAAACGTTCTCAACATATATTTTGTAAACCATAATTAATGAAATTAATCCACAAAGAAAAAACAGAATTTTATATCTTTAAATCCTCCTATGGCCTTTTGATATTATTTTTCTGCAAATATCTATTTGTAAATAAAAAATTTTAGGTGGACTGTCTGCTAAATTGTAAAAACACCCTCCATCATATGTTTATTATTAAATATAGTTCTTAAATTATGATAATCGTCAATTATTTTTATTGTTATCTCTGAAATTCATATTATGAAATTAGTTGAAGAAAAAAATCCAGATACCGAACGGGTATTGGAAATTTTAACGGAAGGATTATCAAAAAGGGCTTTTATAACAATTCTGGCGTCTTGTCGGGTTTATTATGATGGTAGAGCAACCAGTCGTCTGGAATTAGGAGATAGAGTTATCATAATAAAATCTGATGGATCTTTTATCATCCACCAGGATCGCAACCTGGAACCAGTAAACTGGCAACCACCTAAGACTAAGGTCACTGCTAGAATTCATCAAGGAATGGTTAAAGTAAGAGGAGTAAGGAGAACCCCCTCTGAATCATTGGAAGTGGAAATACTACAAACTCATATGATTTCTTATTTCATAGGAGAAGATTCAGAAAGTCTCCAACTGGCAGGTTATGAGGCAGATATGGGAGATCTCATATTCAAGGATCCGGAGGTTATTGAAAAAGGGTTCAGACCAACATCAAGGGAATACCATACACCTCAAGGATTCATTGATATATTAGGCAAAGACCTAGATGGAAATATCACAATTTTAGAGTTAAAAAGCAGAAAAGCAGGTACTAACGCTGTTAAACAGTTAAGACGCTATGTAGACTGTTTCTGTGACCACAAAGAAAAGGTAAGGGGATTATTAATTGCACCTTCAATCACTGATGATGCAATGGAGTTATTGGAAGAACAGGGAATGGAGTTTAAGGCTCTTGAACCTCCCAGGGAATTAGGAAATCAGAAAATTGTCACACTGGAAAACTTTCTAGGCCACAGTAGTTCATGAATATTTGGATAACAATAAAACCAAAAAAAAAACAATTAATTATTCTCAAAAAAAAAATTGGTGAATGTGATAGTATAATATTTGGTCAGGGATTATTTCAGCATGGATTAGCACTACACTAGTTTAACTTACTTCAAAGAAACCCACACAGAAACAACTAGCACCTTCAAAACTTCGTTGAAATATTGCAGGACATGGTAATTTAATTAAGGCATAGTATTTTTGCAGTTGTTATCACCACAATAAGGAGGGGGTGGGTCGAGTCTGTACATGATTAAATATCCCTCACCATAATGGCCAATTGGTTGAGATTTTTCACTTCATGGACCTCTGCCCCAGCATCCCGGTAATCTGAAACACAACTATCCACAACATCCCATTTTTTCTCATCCTCTGGATTGAAAATCATAACCTTACGGCATTTAATGGCCATGTTTTCAATTAACTCAGCACTCCGGGGCTTCCCATCATCTTTAGGACCAGCCCAATCCCGACAATCCGAAAGTATCATTAGAGTGGTTCGGTGGTTAAGCTGTACCTTATCTAAAAAGGATTCAAAAGCTTGGTACATGTTACTGGTACCATGGATCATCAAATTCTTCTGCCTTATATCTCTTACTTTGATGAAAGCATCCATCATATTGGGTTCATCCATAGCCACAGTTGTTTCAACTGATTTATTATCATAATCGAAAACTCTCACTCTTCTGAAAGAATTTTGAGCTGCGTATACCAAGCAGAAAAACCAGTTACTGATCCAGTCACAGGAACCACTGACATCGTTTAAAAAAAAGTGATGATTCTTTTTAATCTTTGGTTTGCTTTTAACCAAGTCAATCAGAGCACCACCGTATTGAAGATTCTTACGTATGGTTCTGCGTATATCAGGGCGCATGATGCGAGCCTGTCTCTGGCGTCTGCTGCGCACCATGGCAATCTTTTTACCCATCTTCTGGCATAATAGGAAAAGTTCTGGTTCGAAGGAATTTAAGGTATTAATATCTCTGGAGAGAAGTTCAGCCTCATTTGGAGTTTTACTATAATCGTCAAGGGGTGGATGGTAGTTGATCTCATCTGACTTGATTTCGTGTGCTTTATAGTCAGATTCATCTTCTTGGAAGGAAATTTTCCATTTTTTTTGGCTTTTTGCAGACCAAACACTCTTGGTTGACGTTTTTGAGGATTCCTCGTTGTCAGTTTCATTTCCATCATTATCAGGATGGTCCTGAAAAAATTCATCATAAAGACGATTAAAGGTGTTTCTATCTTTGTTTTCTTTGATATACACCGAAGCCAGAGCATCCTTAAAGTGAGGATCCTTCTCACCAATTAATTCTAGAACTTGTTGGCTGGTGCAAGTGCTTCTAATGCTTACAGGGATCCCATTTTTGCGTAATAAACCGGAAAAGTTGACTATTTTGTCCATATTTTTCCCATACATGTTTAATGACCCATAAATGATTATTGTGAAATTACAACTTGGATCTTTATTTGGATGATTTGAATATTGTGGATTGGACTTTGTTACGATCTTCTTCAGACTTTAAGACCACTTGAACTGTTCTTTTAAGCGATTCATCGCTAGCTTCCATATCTCCAGTGGCTATAAGAGTTCTAATCCAGTCAACCGTTGCCCTGATAGATGGTTTTTTTAGAAGATCAAGTTTTCTGATTTTCTGTATAAATCCCACCACCTTCTCAACTAAGAGATGAGGTGCCTCAGGAAGCAGTGATTTCACAATTTCAATTTCTCTTTCAAGTGTTGGATAATCAATATAAAGGAAAAGACACCGATCTCTAGTTTCATCAAGGAGCATCCTCTGAGAATTTGAGGTTAAAACTACTAGTAAGTCATTTTTTAGCTTGAAAGTTCCAAGGTCATTGACAGTTATTTCTTTTTCTCCTAACGCTTGGAGAAGGAAGCTTTCCACTTCTTCATCCGCCTTGTCAAGTTCATCAATAAGCATTACTGCTGGGGAAGGGTTAATGAACGCTTGGAGTAATGGTCTTTTTATAAAAAATTTTTCACTGAAAACATCAGTATCAGTGTTATTAGCTATTTTTGTTTCTTTGAGGCGGGACATCTCCAAATGCAATAATTGTTTCTGGTAATTCCATTCACCCACCATTTGCTCGAAGGTAATTCCTTCATAGCATTGCACACGGAAAAAATCCCTCTTCAACGCTCGGGAAACAGATTTAGATAGTTCTGTTTTCCCTGTTCCAGGTGGTCCCTCAACCAAGATGGGTTTTCCCAGTTGAAGTGATAAAAAAAGGGTTATTAATATATTATCATCTGGGATGTAATTTGCTTCAATTAAGGCTTGTTCTAGTTCTTCTTTATCGATGTGTTCTTTTTTAATAGACTCCGATTTATTAGGGTTGATAGTTAAACACTCCAGTACTAATCTTTAACATAACCTATTTCTAGTAATATATTTCGTGGTAATGCTTTAAAAATTGTATCCAGAACTGTTCGTATACTGTATTATATGGATAAAGTTTCATCCATGAATTCACAAGAATGGAAATAAAAGTTAGAAATAACACAATTATTGAAATCTTAAAAATAAATATAAGTAATAATATTTACTTGTAATAAAATTAAAAAATAATAATTTAACTCATATTACTGTCTGGGAAATTTGTTATGGAAATTCAACACCTTCTTTTCTTGATTTAAATCATCAAATGGGGAAAAAGCTTAAATAACTCTTTCATCCTAGAATATATTGATTATTATGCCTTACTTGATTTGTCAAAGATGTGGTGGCTACTACAAGCTGGAAGAAGATGAATCCCCTGATGACTTTGATACTTGTAGATGTGGAGGGGATTTGGTCTATTCCTACTCTATTGATCAAACTCCTAAACGTCGCAGTAAAAAAGGATTCGCCTGGGTTTCTTTTTTCTTCACTGCAGTGATAGTGGTTATAGCATTTATTTCATTTACCATGCCAGATTTTGGTGGAGATTCTGGATCACCCTTAAAATTAGCCTCAGATTATCGTGGATCAGTTAGTAAAGAAGTTTTCGCAGCTTCTGATACTTCTTCATCAGCTAAGAAAACTATTGCCATTATCACTGGAATGCATCCCCGTGAAAAACTTTCAATACAAACTGTGAATGATGTAATCCATCAATACAGTTTATCTGCCAATAACGAAATCATCCACTACCGAGTTAACGTTACCAACAATCCCAACAATTTTCATGTTGGCCGTACTAATGGGGAAGGATTGGTAGCAACCTACATAATTCCGGATATCAAAAAATCCAATATTGACGCGGTAATAATATGCCATGACCATGCTCCAGGTTACGGTAAAGGATATTTTATTGCTACTCCAAAAATGGACACTCCTTCTGTTGCATTGGCTGAGAAAATAGAAAAAAATATACCAGAATTCATATACTACCGGGCCACTGCTTATTCTGAACACGGATCATCCACTTTCACGGTTTCTTACCCTTTGGCAAAGTTAGGGATTCCTACATTGGTATATGAAATGCCAGAGTGGGCTACTTACACTCAAGCCTATGATGAGAGTAAAAAACTTATTTCAAATTGTTTCCTGGAAATTTAAAATAACATGTTTATTATGAAGATCGACTTTGGAGGCGACACTAATTTTAAAGAAACTGGATAAAATTACACAATTGTTTGTAATGTTTTTATTTTTTATTTTAATCTTGATGATTCTCGAATTTATTAAATTGGCCTTCAAATTATTAAATTAGTAAATTATTAAAACTTTAATGGTTTTTTTTTAAATCCAATTCCAAAAAAATGACAATTAGGCCGAATTTTTGTTTTCACTAGTAAATTCACATTTTTCACAAAAAATAACACTTGTTTAATTCATTATAATAAGTTTAGCCTGATGAATAATCATGATTTTTTTAATGATTATCCAACATTTTTCTTTATTGTTCTTGTTTTCACTATAACGTTTAAATGGATGTGAAAATAGAATAATTTTTGTTAATAAGTAAAAATATTTTCATTAACCGGAGGATGTAAAAATGATTGGAAAATTTTTGGTTTTAAATTGTTCAATTACCGGTCCAGTCGTTATTGTTAATGACAAGCATTCTGAAAGATCTTGCCCCAATTGTGGTTCAACTGATATAAGCCACAAATCATCAAACGATTTTATTGCCACTAAACAGTGTAAAAACTGCGCAGTACTTATTAACACACCTATCAGGAAAAAATAGGCAATAAGAGTGGACAGTCAAAAAGCTGCATTGACCAAAAAAAGGGGGGGGGATGCCCACCATTCCCTTATTTATTATTTTTTATAGTGCAGATGAATCCGTTAAATAAGATTAAAAGGGCTAGTGCTAATCCTTCTAATGGTGTTCCAGTTTCTTGCATTGGCACTGTATAAAGTGAAGTGGGGGTGACTGACGCTCCAAGGATGGTTACAAAACATTTAACAGTTTCATAATCTGATGCGGTAATGGTTGCAATGCCAGGGCCTTCATCCGCTCTTAAAATTGCTTTAGCAAGGCCTTTAAGCCATGGGACAAGGACAGTTTTACTTCCCACACTACCTAAATTAGTGGTGAATGTAACCGAGGATCCACTAAAGTACATATCTGCATCCGCTCGATGATAACCACCAGCTACATCAGTGTAAACATCGGCAGTGATCATTGAATGTTGACCCTGATATATAGTGGAGGGGATTGCTTTAATGGTTAAAATAAGCCACGGGGAATAAATTAGGGTTCCATTTCCAATGAAAAATTTGCCAGAATCAGGGTTATTATTCCCATACCAGTTGAAGCTTGCAGTGGTTTTGCTATTTTCGAGTTCATGAAAAAGCTTATCTAGTTCATCCCTGATGGGTTTTAAAATTGGCTCCAATTCGGGGTTCTTTTTAATGGCATCATCAATGGGTTTGAGCATTTCATCTATAGTTGGTCCGAAGGAGGAGAATAGGAAGTTTTGAATGTAAAAATCATAATTTACAATCCGATTATAATTAATCATTCCATTAGGGGAGCATATCACAATGCCTATTCCAGATCCATCACCTTCTATGTTGTTTCCCTGAACAGTTGTGGTGTTAAAACCAGCAGTAACCAGTGACACATCATTAGCTCCAACCACTCTCTTCACATCATTAAATAAAACATCTAGATGTGACATTGCTGTGCCTACAATTCCAGCAGCTATACTGGGGGAAGTGATATCAAAGACAATGTTATTTTTCAGTTTTGCATTATTAAGCAATCCAAGGCCTATGATTCCTGCACTAGCATTAGCCTTGTTAATATTTGAAACTTGGTTATCCATCAATACTAAATCACCTAAAGCAACAGTTACAATTCCCACAGCTTGTTCACTGGCACTTATCCCCGATATATTATTTTTTGAAACCAAAACAATTCCATTACCTACTATTGCTGCTTCAAGCGCATAAACCGAACTGCCAAGAGTTCCTATAAGATTAGAAATTTTATTTTCTGAAATTAGGGCATCTACACTACTTGTAACTATTTCCATTCCCATAATAGCGCTAGCAGCATTGATATCAATAATTAAATTTTTAGTAACCTTTAAATTAGCGATATCAGCCACTTCTGGATTACCATCAGCACCTTTACTTTTTCCCAATTGAATTACAAAGACACTACTGTTTATTCCCAATGCGTTAATTTGTGAAAAAGTGTTTTTAATGATATTAACGTTAGTTACGCTGCCATTAGTACTTATCAGGATACCATTCAATGTTCCCAAGCCTTTAATATTGGTGACGCTATTTTTAGAGATGTCAAAGAAACCTCCGGTGAGATTTGCCATAATGCCTATTTTTGATTGTCCGGAGAGTGCATTGCTAAATATGGTGGTGTTAGCACCATAAACTCTAATTCCAGTTGAACCCCCATTTATATTGTTATTTTTAACTGTGCAGCCATTGGCACTGATATTGATACCAGTTCCCTGTGGACTATTATCTAAGTGAAAACCGTCAATGGAGCTTCCACTACCTCCGGATACCACAGTAAAACCAGTATTAACTGGTTGTAAATGAACATTATCGCCAGAGTGGGCTTTTAAGGTGAGTTTTTTATTTACTGTAACATCTTCAAAATAAACTCCACTGTGCACATTGATAACATCACCGTCAACTGTGTTTACATTATCAATAGCTGTTTGAATGTTATTATAGGTCTGTCCAACTCCAACTTCCCATTGGGCTGCTGACACACAACATATATTTAAAAATAAAATCAGAACTACCAATAAAATCTTTAAAGACAATAATTTGAGTTTACTCTCCATACAGTCACCTTCGCCTCCAATTCATCTAAAACTCTGATATGTTATTATATTAGAAAAAAACTAATATATCTTTCTATTAGTTATTACACAAATTAAAATGTAAAAATATGGGCTAAAAAAAATCTAAATTGAGAAAATGATAATAGTTTAAACTAATCAGTGTTGAAAAAAAAATTTATGGATTTATTTATCAACAAAAGACTCCTCAATCTGTTCTACAATACACACCTTATTCCATCCAACTACACCTTTTGCCAATTTCTCTAACTCCGCAGGAACTTCTTCTAGACCATAAGGCCGTATAAGAATTATTGGTTTGTTCAACTGACAGGCTAAATCCACCTGATTTTTTATTAAATCATAGTGTTTGGAATAAAGACCACTGAGTATGATCACAACATCTGCCTTATCCATCTGCTGACGGAGATCATCAGGACTGTTTTTGCCAGGAATTCCATGATCTTTCCACTGAAAGTCACGTGCTTCCACAAGTCTTCTGATAAATTCAAGATATTCTTCGTTTCCTTCACCATTATGGCTAATAAACAGATTATACTTCTTCAAATCGTTGAAATGATCATCTTCAAGCATGTTAATTCCCTTCTGTTCTGGTAATCAATTAAATTTAAAATCATTTATGTTATTATTAATTCAATTCTCCTAAAAATAGATTTTTACAGAAATACATTTATAGAATTTTTCATTCAAATTAGTAGTAGTATTGAATTAATATTGTAAGAATTAATATTGTAATATACTACATAAATGACAATTTGATGGTTGTTGGTTCATCGAATTTATAATACTTGGTGCCATATATTTACACTGGTGTATGTTTAAAGGTTTACATTATGTAGGAGGAATTGTTTTTTCAACCAAAAAACCGCCATCTTTACGTACTAAAAAAAGAACAAAGACTGGTCCCAAAATTATAGTTATGAAAAGAGGATTTTTGGTCGGAATAATCTTGATTCTATTAATTGTTGGAATTTTTTTCTTTGTAAATTTCACAAAATCAGGAAACACAGAATCTACAATCACGCCCCAATTTAAAAAATCTCTTGCATTGGCCTCATTTGAATATAAGATATCCATTATAGACAACTCAACAGGTGGAAACATAACTAACAACACCCTTTTAATGGATAATATCAACAAAACACCCGTAATATCTGAGTTATTACAAGCATCTCAGAATGGAACCCCAATGATTAGATTGGGCAATGGGAGTCAACCAAGAGTCATGATCGTTGCTGGTGTTCACGGGGCTGAACTACCATCACAAATCGCTGCATCCAACTTGATAAATCACTTGACGTGTACAAAATTTAATGGTACAATTTACATAATTCCCTTCGCAATCCCCCGTGATACAGCAACCAGTACCAGGATTCACAATAACACGGATCCCAATAGAGTGGCTGATATACCCGGAACTGCAGTTAACAAAATCAGCCAAACCGCAAAAAATGAAAAAGTCACACTACTTATGGATTGCCATTCCACCAAGCCCCATGATATTCCAGGGAAAAATTGCATAATCTACGATCCCAAGAATCCCAAAAGCCTCAAACTAGCTCTTTATATTTATAATAATACCAAATCACCCCTGATCAAAGTTGGTAATTATTCAGGTGTTCTTTCTACAGTATGCAACAGTAATAATATCACTTCAGTTACTTGTGAAGTATTATCTCCTCACAATCAAATTC
This Methanobacterium sp. DNA region includes the following protein-coding sequences:
- a CDS encoding M48 family metalloprotease → MLPKYYTITTELSDIHLEEALNFIEEYFLKPQGKYYHNTKKTFKNSVAHLNFTAINETEKWEVLVEVQATNPFKVKMTPVNCPHNINITKKMDLIKEKLLITVQFYEDTIRQATLYFAWVEGEKIIPESPPTRRKKFSFRIFGSNMILIYILFFAVNITLFLSLGIVMGIIGILTIQLVIMLFSDQILLGTSDWKITPENPRVHILEYQLPLEEFLKFQEKFGKDMIIKMKEKIYKKSLAVGREPTCELGEDVFAEYGFKCNAKIRVSKVVDVYSIVKEASNKFNIKMPKVALSNTMIANAAATGPSPNRGLVLITTGLLVQLEENEILSVIGHEMGHLSGRDPFILFSIISLEFILRFTILYPIVVLSPLVYLILVMGLIFFIAKFFETRADLLSAMKIGEPHVLAEALRKIGYNRLLAERIAPTRFPKWINFDPHPPIYFRIDRLEKMKTPIKVKNPLLRSVKDVFQGFKRSLKINKP
- the nucS gene encoding endonuclease NucS; the encoded protein is MKLVEEKNPDTERVLEILTEGLSKRAFITILASCRVYYDGRATSRLELGDRVIIIKSDGSFIIHQDRNLEPVNWQPPKTKVTARIHQGMVKVRGVRRTPSESLEVEILQTHMISYFIGEDSESLQLAGYEADMGDLIFKDPEVIEKGFRPTSREYHTPQGFIDILGKDLDGNITILELKSRKAGTNAVKQLRRYVDCFCDHKEKVRGLLIAPSITDDAMELLEEQGMEFKALEPPRELGNQKIVTLENFLGHSSS
- a CDS encoding VWA domain-containing protein — its product is MDKIVNFSGLLRKNGIPVSIRSTCTSQQVLELIGEKDPHFKDALASVYIKENKDRNTFNRLYDEFFQDHPDNDGNETDNEESSKTSTKSVWSAKSQKKWKISFQEDESDYKAHEIKSDEINYHPPLDDYSKTPNEAELLSRDINTLNSFEPELFLLCQKMGKKIAMVRSRRQRQARIMRPDIRRTIRKNLQYGGALIDLVKSKPKIKKNHHFFLNDVSGSCDWISNWFFCLVYAAQNSFRRVRVFDYDNKSVETTVAMDEPNMMDAFIKVRDIRQKNLMIHGTSNMYQAFESFLDKVQLNHRTTLMILSDCRDWAGPKDDGKPRSAELIENMAIKCRKVMIFNPEDEKKWDVVDSCVSDYRDAGAEVHEVKNLNQLAIMVRDI
- a CDS encoding MoxR family ATPase encodes the protein MKKEHIDKEELEQALIEANYIPDDNILITLFLSLQLGKPILVEGPPGTGKTELSKSVSRALKRDFFRVQCYEGITFEQMVGEWNYQKQLLHLEMSRLKETKIANNTDTDVFSEKFFIKRPLLQAFINPSPAVMLIDELDKADEEVESFLLQALGEKEITVNDLGTFKLKNDLLVVLTSNSQRMLLDETRDRCLFLYIDYPTLEREIEIVKSLLPEAPHLLVEKVVGFIQKIRKLDLLKKPSIRATVDWIRTLIATGDMEASDESLKRTVQVVLKSEEDRNKVQSTIFKSSK
- a CDS encoding cell surface protein encodes the protein MILFLNICCVSAAQWEVGVGQTYNNIQTAIDNVNTVDGDVINVHSGVYFEDVTVNKKLTLKAHSGDNVHLQPVNTGFTVVSGGSGSSIDGFHLDNSPQGTGINISANGCTVKNNNINGGSTGIRVYGANTTIFSNALSGQSKIGIMANLTGGFFDISKNSVTNIKGLGTLNGILISTNGSVTNVNIIKNTFSQINALGINSSVFVIQLGKSKGADGNPEVADIANLKVTKNLIIDINAASAIMGMEIVTSSVDALISENKISNLIGTLGSSVYALEAAIVGNGIVLVSKNNISGISASEQAVGIVTVALGDLVLMDNQVSNINKANASAGIIGLGLLNNAKLKNNIVFDITSPSIAAGIVGTAMSHLDVLFNDVKRVVGANDVSLVTAGFNTTTVQGNNIEGDGSGIGIVICSPNGMINYNRIVNYDFYIQNFLFSSFGPTIDEMLKPIDDAIKKNPELEPILKPIRDELDKLFHELENSKTTASFNWYGNNNPDSGKFFIGNGTLIYSPWLILTIKAIPSTIYQGQHSMITADVYTDVAGGYHRADADMYFSGSSVTFTTNLGSVGSKTVLVPWLKGLAKAILRADEGPGIATITASDYETVKCFVTILGASVTPTSLYTVPMQETGTPLEGLALALLILFNGFICTIKNNK
- a CDS encoding deacylase, with amino-acid sequence MIRLGNGSQPRVMIVAGVHGAELPSQIAASNLINHLTCTKFNGTIYIIPFAIPRDTATSTRIHNNTDPNRVADIPGTAVNKISQTAKNEKVTLLMDCHSTKPHDIPGKNCIIYDPKNPKSLKLALYIYNNTKSPLIKVGNYSGVLSTVCNSNNITSVTCEVLSPHNQIHPGSDKLTYQYMIAFLNYAGVYSKNNKKNK